The following are encoded in a window of Phreatobacter oligotrophus genomic DNA:
- a CDS encoding 30S ribosomal protein S2, with protein sequence MALPDFSMRQLLEAGCHFGHQAHRWNPKMNQYIFGVRNNIHILDLAQTVPMLHRALVAVSDTVAKGGRVLFVGTKRQAQESIAAGAKQCAQYYVNSRWLGGTLTNWKTVSGSISRLRKLDEALASGGAGYTKKEALTLAREKDKLERALGGIKDMGGVPDLMFVIDTNKEAIAILEARRLGIPVVAIVDTNCDPDGITYPIPGNDDAGRAITLYCDLIARAAIDGIGRAQGSSGMDLGASEKPMIEDLPQAASPAGVERLAGPRGPADELIKLTGVSPDIEKQLNDLGIFHFWQIAGFTPSDAAEIGDSVGLPGRVQGWIDQAKTLVDAEAA encoded by the coding sequence CCATCGCTGGAACCCGAAGATGAACCAGTACATCTTCGGCGTCCGCAACAACATCCACATCCTCGACCTCGCCCAGACCGTGCCGATGCTGCATCGCGCGCTCGTCGCCGTGTCCGACACGGTGGCCAAGGGCGGCCGCGTCCTCTTCGTCGGCACCAAGCGCCAGGCGCAGGAGTCGATCGCTGCCGGCGCCAAGCAGTGCGCCCAGTACTACGTGAACTCGCGCTGGCTCGGCGGCACGCTGACCAACTGGAAGACCGTGTCGGGCTCGATCTCGCGCCTGCGCAAGCTGGACGAGGCCCTCGCCTCGGGCGGCGCCGGCTACACCAAGAAGGAAGCCCTCACGCTCGCCCGTGAGAAGGACAAGCTCGAGCGCGCCCTCGGCGGCATCAAGGACATGGGCGGCGTTCCCGACCTGATGTTCGTGATCGACACCAACAAGGAAGCGATCGCCATCCTCGAGGCCCGTCGCCTCGGCATCCCGGTCGTCGCCATCGTCGACACCAACTGCGATCCGGACGGCATCACCTATCCGATCCCGGGCAATGACGACGCCGGCCGCGCCATCACCCTCTACTGCGACCTGATCGCCCGCGCCGCCATCGACGGCATCGGCCGCGCCCAGGGTTCGTCGGGCATGGACCTCGGCGCTTCCGAGAAGCCGATGATCGAGGACCTGCCGCAGGCCGCCTCGCCCGCCGGTGTCGAGCGTCTGGCCGGCCCGCGTGGCCCGGCCGACGAGCTCATCAAGCTGACCGGCGTGTCGCCGGACATCGAGAAGCAGCTCAACGATCTCGGCATCTTCCACTTCTGGCAGATCGCCGGCTTCACGCCGTCTGACGCCGCCGAGATCGGCGACAGCGTCGGCCTGCCGGGCCGCGTCCAGGGCTGGATCGACCAGGCCAAGACCCTGGTCGACGCCGAAGCCGCCTGA